A single window of Haliotis asinina isolate JCU_RB_2024 chromosome 5, JCU_Hal_asi_v2, whole genome shotgun sequence DNA harbors:
- the LOC137284208 gene encoding mitochondrial uncoupling protein 4-like, which translates to MKSSKTIGDSRPRETLAFKYSLSVVAAVVAESVTYPLDLTKTRLQIQGERVHQTDQGRPPAHRGMLRTAAGIVKEEGLLKLWQGVTPALYRHVVYSGCRMSFYEILRDKVLKKNPDGSMSVWKASLGGVIAGAAGQFVASPTDLVKVQMQMEGKRRLEGKAPRVKNAGQAFVHIMKEGGIRGLWRGWVPNVQRAALVNMGDLATYDSAKHKIIAHTSLKDDYVTHTLASACSGIVAALMGTPADVVKSRVMNQPTENGRGLAYKGSVDCLMKTVSQEGFFALYKGFLPTWARMAPWSLVFWLSYEQVRKMTGVRSF; encoded by the exons ATGAAAAGCTCAAAAACAATCGGTGACAGCCGACCCAGAGAGACACTTGCCTTCAAATATAGCCTTTCCGTTGTTGCGGCAGTTGTGGCAGAGTCGG TGACATATCCACTAGATCTGACCAAGACACGACTGCAGATTCAGGGAGAGAGGGTTCACCAGACTGACCAAGGTCGACCTCCTGCCCATCGGGGCATGCTCAGAACAGCTGCTGGCATTG TGAAAGAAGAAGGCCTATTAAAACTCTGGCAAGGTGTCACCCCTGCTTTATACAGACATGTAG TGTATTCAGGATGCAGAATGTCGTTCTATGAAATCCTGCGTGACaaagttttgaaaaagaatCCTGATGGCTCAATGTCAGTTTG GAAAGCATCACTAGGTGGGGTGATTGCTGGTGCTGCTGGCCAGTTTGTGGCGAGTCCCACTGATCTGGTCAAGGTACAGATGCAGATGGAGGGAAAACGCAGACTGGAGGGAAAGGCACCCAG GGTGAAAAATGCAGGTCAGGCATTTGTACATATTATGAAAGAGGGCGGAATCCGTGGTCTGTGGCGGGGCTGGGTGCCCAATGTACAGAGGGCAGCACTGGTCAACATGGGAG ACCTTGCAACGTACGACTCAGCCAAACACAAGATAATTGCTCATACCAGCCTCAAGGATGACTATGTGACGCATACTCTGGCAAG TGCATGTTCCGGGATTGTAGCAGCACTGATGGGTACACCAGCAGATGTTGTCAAGTCACGCGTCATGAACCAGCCTACTGAGAATGGCAG AGGTCTGGCATACAAAGGGTCAGTTGACTGTTTAATGAAGACCGTATCACAGGAAGGATTCTTTGCGTTATATAAAGGGTTTCTGCCTACGTGGGCAAGAATG GCTCCCTGGTCCTTAGTGTTTTGGCTGAGTTATGAGCAGGTTCGAAAGATGACGGGAGTGAGGTCCTTCTGA